The genomic region CTCGCCGGGGCCGTACAGCCGCTGCGGGTCGGACGCGCGCCCCGCCGCGGCGAGGATCGCCACGCCGAGCACGGCCAGCGCCGCCCTGCCCATCCCGCCTATCGAAAAGAAGTGCATCCCTCTATCGTCGTTTTATTCCGGCTTCGCAGCTCCGGATTCGTTGGTTCCGCGCGGGCCCCTGCGCGACGGGCGCGCACCCTCCGTGGGCGCCGCCCTGGCTGGTTCGGCCTCCACCGGCGCAGGACCGCGGCGGGGTGTGCGGCGCGCCAGGTTCCACACCTCCTTCACCGTGCCCCACGTGCGGAAGCGGGTCTCGCGCTCGCGGCGCGCGTAGCGCAGCGACACCTCCGCGGCGTCCGCCCGGCGCACGTGCGGCGCGACGGCCGCGAGCAGCTCCACGTTGGCGGCGAGCCCCGGGCGCGAAAGGAGTGGCTTCCCCTCGCTTGCGGCCAGCGCCCGCTTGAGCACGGCGACGCGGTACGCGCGGAAGCCGGAGAGCGGGTCGCGGATCTCGCGCGGCAGGGCGCGTCCCGAGAGGAGCCACGGCAGCCCGCGGCGCGCCCAGCGCTCGGCGCGCGGCAGCTCGCGATCCGTCGCGGCGACCACCGTCCCCACCACGTCCGCCCCGCCCTCCACCTTGCGAACCAGCGCGGGGACGTCGTCCGGCGATTCGGTGAAGTCGCCCTGGAGCAACACGGCCACGTCGCGTTTGGGGTGCGTGGAGCGGGCCACGGCCTCGCGAAGGAGGCGCTCGACCGCCGCCGGGTAGCCCATCGTGCGCTCATTGCGGAGCACGGTCAGCGGCAGGACGCGGGCATACGGCTCCAGCACTTCCTGCGTGTGGTCGGTCGACCCGTCGTCCACCACGATCAGGTGGAAGTCGCGCCCGAACTCCGCCATCACCTGGCGGACCTTCCACAGGAGCACGCCCACGGTGGGCGCTTCGTCCAGCGCGGGAATGCAGATGTAGATCACGCCTCGTCCTCGTCCGGTGCCGCGCGCTCGGCGCTTTGTGTCGTGTGGGTACCCTGCTCGGCAGGGGCGGGTTCCGGCGGCGGCTTGCTCTTCCAGCGCCGGTGGAACCAGAAGTACTGCTCCGGCGCCTCCCTGACCTCTGCCTCCAGCCGCGCCGCCAGCGCCGCCGTCAGCGTGCGGACGTCCGTCTCCAGCTCGCCGGTGCGCTCCGTGACGATCTGCTGGCCGGCCACGACGTAGCGCACCGCGCCGCCGGGGAGCCGCCGCGCCACGCACGCGAAGACGGGCGCGCGCAGCTTGAGCGCAAAGAGCGCGGGGCCGCGGTGCGTGCTCGCCGGGCGGCCGAAGAAGGGGACGAAAACGCCCGATCGCCGCGCGTCCTGGTCGCCCACGATCCCCACGATGCCGCCCTTGCGCAGCACGCGGGGCACGCGCGACGGCGCCTCACTCTGGTAGATCGTCTCCACGCCCAGCTTGCGGCGCAGGGCGTCCAGCCGCTCGTCCACCAGCCGGTTCCCCTGGCGCCGAACGATCGCCGCGATGGGGACTCCTCGCGCCGCTACCGCCGCGGCGGCGATTTCCCAGTTGCCGTAGTGGCCCGTCACCAGGAGCACGCCGCGTCCTTCGCCCAGTGCTGCCTGCAGCTTGGGCCAGTCCTCGGTCACGTCCGTTCGCTCGATGACCGCTTGCGGGTCCAGCTTGGAGAGGCGCAGGATGGCGGCGGCTTCGCGGCCCAGGTGCTCGTAGCTGGCGCGGACGGTGCGCTCGATCCCCGCCTCGTCGGCCTGCGGGAAGGCGAGGCGCAGGTTGGACTCGACCACCTTCCGCCGGATCCCCATCCCGTGCACGATGCGCCCCACGCGCCGCCCCACCGCGTCCGCCGCGCCCTCCGGCAGCGTGGCGACAGCGGTTTCCAGCGTCCGTGCGAGGGCGTACTCCACCCGGTGCGTGGCGGTGTGGCGGGGCTCAAGCTTCTCGGTCATCCTTATAGATCCCTAACAGCATCTCACGCGGAGACGCAGAGACGCAGAGGAGAGGCGCGGATTTTTTCTCTCCCGCGTCTCCGCGCCTCCGCGTGAGGCAAGTGGATGCAAGGGAACGAACTGGGGAGGAGGCGCAGTTTAGCACGTGCCGGGGGGTTCGTCTACGCGCGGCCGAGGCGTGCCACCGGCAGAGTAGCGGCCGATGGCGCGCTGGACGCGCTCCAATACGTCCTCGATGGTGATCTGCTCCATGCGGCCGTGGCGTGGATCCCAGTGCGATGGATCGGGCGTGGCGCCGGGCTCCGTGTAGCGGTCGATCCACAGGTCCTCAAAGGCGCGGTACGGGCCCACGCGCCAGGGATTCGTGTGGCCGTACAGCCCGATGACGGGCACCCCGAACGCGCGGGCGATGTGCACCGGCCCTGTGTCCGGCGCGATCACAAGACTGCAACCGGCCAGCGTCCACATCAGGCGGCGGATGCCATCGCCCATCGCCCACACGGGTGGGACGGCGGCGCGCTCGGCGATCTCGCGTGCGAGGGCGTTCTCGCGCTCGCCGGGCCCCCCCACCAGCATCGCGCGAAAGCCGAAGTCGCGCTCGAGGGCGTCCGCGACGGCGGCGTAGCGCTCCGGTAGCCAGTCCTTTTTGCGGTTGGCCGATGCGGGGACCAGCGCGGCGACGGGGCGCCCGTCGAGGGCGCCAAAGAACTCGGCCTGCGCGCGGATTTCCTCGTCCGTGAAGGGGATGCGCCACTCCAGCGGCTCCAGACGCGCCACGCCGAGCACGTCCAGGAACTGGAGGAACATCTCCTGGGTGTGCGCGCGCGGCGTCGGCGGAAGGTGGCGGTTGGAGGCGAGCCAGACGCCCTCGAACGAGCGCGCGCGGTCGAAGCCGATGCGCAACGGGGCGCGCGAAAGGAGCGTGGGCCACACGCTTTTCGTGTACACGTTGAGGTTCAGCGTGACGTCAAAGCGGCGCGCCGATAGCGCCCGCGCAAGCTCCGCCACGCCGCGCACCCCATCCTTTTTCCGGTAGACCACCACCTCGTCGATCGACGGATGGGGATGGAGGACGGGCGCGGGCATCGGCTCCACGATCCAGGTGATGCTGTGGCCCTGATCCCGGAGCGCGTTGGCCAGTGGGAGCCCGTGGATGACGTCGCCCAGACCGGTGAGGAGGACGATACAGATGCGCATCGCCTACTCCCCGCGGGTGAGGTAGGAGAGCTGGAGGAGCAGGAGCTGCCTGAGCGGATGCCAATGCGCCACCGCCCGCTCCACATCTTCCTCGCGTGTCGCGTTGAAGGCGGCGGCGATCGGGGTGGCGGTGACGGGATAGGCGCGCCGCTTCTCCGCCATCATCGGCGACTCTACGACGCTCCGCCACTTGGGCCAGGGCCCCTGCCGCGCGCGCACCTCACCGGTCACAACGGCGCGCACCCCACGGGCCACCCGCAGCCCAACGGTCAGCGGGAGGTTGGCGGCGCGACCGAAGTACGGATAGCGCCAGCGCGAGTGCGGCACGTGCCAGGACGGCGCGAAGAGCGGCTTCATCGCTTGGTGGAAGAGCGCCCTCCCCTGCTTCCAGCGGAGCGGGACCGCGCCCGCCAGCGCCACGATCGCGACCGAGTGGTACGGCTCGTGGCTCGCGAAGAGCCGCCGGTTGCCGTGGAAGTTCGCCGAGTGCTTGCGCTGCGTGAACGGGTACAGCTTCTCCCACTCCTGCGCCGTCGTCGGGCGGAACTCCTCCAGCCAGCGGCGGAAGACGGTGCGCCGCTCCGCCACCGCCTGCAGGAGATCCGCTCGCATCTCCGGGGCGTCTGGAACCGGAAACGGGGCGCCGGGCGCCGACGCGGGAGGCGCGTGCTCGCCCTTGAGGAACGAGTCCGAGGAGAGGCCGCCGAGCACGATGGGTAGCTCGCGCAGCCCGAGCGACTCGTGGAAGCCGTAGCCGTGCACGTCCATGAAGAGCTGTCCGCTCCCCAGCAGCGCGGCCACCGTCTCAAGCCCGTTGAGGTAGTGGTCCGGCCGGCGCGCGCCAAAGGTCAGCTTCGCGCCGTACGCCCGCGCGGCGTCGCGAGCTACGCGCACCTCACGGTTCTCCCAGTCCGCGTACACGAATGCGCGCACCTCCGGCCCGCGCGGCACGGCGCCGAGCACCGCCCGCGCATCCTCGCCGCCACTGAGGAGGATGCCGGCGACGGGGAGCTCGCCGCACGACTCGCGCAGGTTCTCCACCAGCGCCTCGCGCAGAGCCGTGGCCGCATCGGTGCGCGAGGCGTACGGGTTGTCCTCGGTGGGTCGCCAGTAAGTGTGCGCGTCCTCCATCCACGCGCCACTCGGGTCGAAGCTGCGCGCGGTCGCTGGCGGGAACTGCTCGACGCCGCGGAAGAGGGTGTGCGGAAAGGTGCTGCTGAAGTTGAGCAGGAGACCCGCGGCGGAGACCTCGTCGATGTCGCGGTGGCGTCCGGCCGCGCGCGCGACCGCGTCCGGGTGCGTCCCGATCACGCCATCGGCGAAGAAGACGGGTACGAAGGAGGCGATGTCCGTCACCACCATCCCGCCGCCGCGCTCGGTGTCGACCCGCAGCGCCGCGAACCCGCTGTCGAGCCGTTCGTGCCACGGAAGCGCCGGCCCGTTCGCCAGAACCTCATGCACCACCCCGCGCCGCGGCCCCTTTGACGCCAGACCCGGCGCATGTGGCGCAATCCGAGCGATGGGCAGGCCGACGAGGACCGAGATCGAGCGCTCGTCCTCTACCACGACATCGCCATCGTGTGGCGCACGGACGACCGCTAGCGAGCCCCACGCGCCATGGTGCTCCACGATCTCCGCGGCGACGGCGCCCAGGTAGCGGTGGAGCACGCCGCGGAGCTCGCCGGGCGCACGGCGGCGCGCGGCGAAGAGGAAGTCGCTCATCGAGAGGGCTCCGGGTTCAGCGCCGCCTCCACGCTATCGACCATGCGCTCCACGCTGAACCACTCGCGCACGCGCCGCCGCGCCTCCTCCGTGCGCGCCGTGACGGTGGTGGGATCGGCATCCAGCGTCGCGAGAAGCTCGTCGAGCGCGCGGGCCAGCGCATCCGCGTCGCGCACGGGGACGATCCAGCCGGCTGGCGGCGCGTCATCGGCGGCACCCAGCGCGAGCGGCACGCCCCCGGCGGCGGTCGCGACGACGGGAATGCCGAGCGCCATCGCCTCCAGCATCACGTTCGCTAGGCTGTCCTTGCGGCTGGCCAGCACGAACACGTCCGCGGAGGCGATCACCTCCGGCATGTCGCGCCTCTGGCCGAGGAACCGCACGCGCTCGCCGATCCCGAGCGCATCGGCCTTTGTGCGCAGTGGGTCCGCATCCGGCCCGGTCCCGGCGATGGCGAGCCAGGCGCGGCGGTCGCGCAGCCGCGCAAAGGCCTCGAGGAGGAGGTCGAAGCCCTTGCGGCGCTCCAGCCCGCCCGCGCTCACCACAAGCCGCGTATCGGACGGCACGCCCAGCTCCTGGCGCAGCGGGGCCGCACTCGGGAGCACGGGCTCCACGGCGTTGAGCACCAGGTGCACGCGGTCGTGGCGGAACCAGGGCGCGGAGGCGAGGAAACGATCGCGCACGTCGGGCGAGTTGACGATCAGGGCGTCGATCCAGTGGCGAAAGGCGAGCCGGAAGTCGCGCCGCGCGGGGATCGGGCGCGGAATGCCGAGGCGCAGCACCACCTTAGGCACCCTCGCAGCGCGCCCGGCGAGCGCGGCGGTCGGGATGCGCCTCCACGTGGTCAGCAGGAGCGCGTCGGGCCGCTCGCGCCGCAGCCAGAGCACGAAGCGCGCGAAGTTCCAGGGGTCGAAGTCGCCGCGAGGGCGCACGGCGGCGGTACGCACGTTCTTTCGGGCGAGCGCCTGGCGAAAGGGTGCGCGCGGGTCGCACGACACGACCACCTCATGCCCGCGCCGCGCCAGCTCGGTGGCGATGAGGAGCGCCTGCCGCTCACTTCCGCGCAGCTCCGTAGCCGCGCTGTGGATGACGACCTTCACGCCGCGTCCGCGCGCAGCACGCGCTCCCAGCGGTCCAGCATCCCCGCGACTCCGAAGCGCTCCTCCGCCCTCTCACGCGCCGCCTCGCCCATGCGCGCACGCATCTCCGAATCGTCCAGGATGGGGCGGATGGCGGCGGCCAATTCCTCCGGCTCCCACCCTGCGACCGTGCCCGGACGGCGGCCGTCGGGGAGCGGCTCCAGTGCGTCTTCGGCGCCGCTCACGGGCGTGCTCACGACGGTGACTCCACAAGCCAGCGCTTCCAGCATCGCGTTGCTCAGGCCCTCGGAGTCGGACGCGGTGACGAAGACGTCGAGCGTCGCCAGCACAGTGCCGGTGTCGTCGCGATGCCCCACGAAGTGCACGCGCGCGCCGATCCCCAGCTCATTCGCCAGGGTGCGCAACCGCTCCAGGCGCCCGCCGCTGCCGGCCACCACGCAGTGCGTCTCCGGCGGCAGGAGCGCGACGGTGTGGAGGAGCCGGTCGATCCGCTTCTGCCGCGCCAACCGCGCCACCGTTCCCACCACCGGCGCACCCGGGGGTATGCACAGTTCCGCTCGCATCGACCCTGCACCCGCGGGCGCGGTGACGCCGTTGTGGATCACGGGCACGCGCGCATCGCTCCACCCTGGGAGCGCGGCGAACGCGGGGCGCATCCGCGAGGCGTTGACCACCACGGCATCCACCCAGCGCGCCAGCACGAAGCGGTACTTGGCGCTGCGCGGCGTATCCGACTCCAGCCCCACGCGCGCCACCACCCGCCGCACCCCGCCCAGCCGCGCCGCCAGCGATGCGAGGAAGAGCTTGCGGAACGTCCCCACGATGAACGCGTCGGGCCGGAGCGCGCGCAGGCGGCGGCCCATCGCGGCCGCGTGGTGGAGCGCCGCGTCGCCACCTAGCCGCGCGATCTCGGTGGGCACGCCCAGCTCCTCCGCCCGCCGCGCCACTTCCGCCTCGTTGCAGAGGAGGAGAACGCGATGGCCCCGCTCCCGCAGCCCCGCCAGGAGGAGGGCCGTTGCGCGCTCCGCTCCGCCCCAGATGGGGGCTCCGTTGTGGGCGACGATGAACATTGTGCGTTGGTATGGGCCCCACCCCCAGCGTCGCTCCGCGACGCATCCCCCTCCCCCAAAACTGCCTGGGGGAGGGGGTGCTTGCATGGATCTACGTGCGTCGCCCTGCTACACCCGGGGATTTATCCCCGGTGCTACGCCCCCGCGAACGCCCGCACCGAATCCGCGACGTAGGCGAGCTGGGCCTCGGTGAGCTCCGGGAAGACGGGGAGCGAGAGGACTTCGCGGCTCGCGCGCTCCGATTCGGGGAACTGGCCGGGGCGGTAGCCCAGGTACTCGAAGCACTCCTGGCGGTCCAGGGGGATCGGGTAGTACACGGAGCTGCCGACGCCGCGCGCCTTGAGGAAGTCCTGCAGCGCGTCGCGGCGGCCGTCCGTCACCCGGATCGTGTACTGGTTCACGATCGATTCGTTGCCGGGGCGCACTACCGGGAGCACGATGCCGTCGAGTCCCGCGAGCGCTTCGTCGTAGAAGGCGGCGTTGCGGCGGCGGGCGGCGCTCCAGCCGTCCAGGTACGGCAGCTTGGCGGAAAGGACGGCCGCCTGGAGCGCGTCGAGGCGCGAGTTGTAGCCGACCTCCTCGTGGTGGTACATCTGCCGGCCGCCGTGCACGCGCAGCTTGCGCAGGCGCTCGGCGACCGCGTCGTCGTTCGCCACCAGCATCCCGGCGTCGCCGAATGCGCCGAGGTTCTTGGTGGGGAAGAAGGAGAAGCAGCAGACGTCGCCCAGCGTGCCGGTCGTGAGCCACCCCTCCCCGTCGCGCTGGCGGGCGCCGATGGCCTGCGCGGCGTCTTCGATGACGGGCACGCCGCGGCGGTCGCCAAGGGAGCGGAAGGCGCGCATGTCCGCCATCTGGCCGAAGAGGTGCACCGGCATGACGGCGCGCGTGCGCTCGGTCATGGCGGCTTCGGCGGCGGCGGGGTCGAGGTTGAAGGTGTCGGCCTCGATGTCCGCGAAGACGGGGCGCGCGCCGGCGTTGTGGATGGCGCCCGCCGTGGCGAAGAAGGTGAACGGGCTCGTCACCACCTCCTCGCCGCGCTCCACGCCCAGCGCGCGCACGGCCAGGAGGATGGCGTCCGTCCCGCTGGCGCAGCCGATGGCGTGCGGCACGCCCAGCTTCGCCGCCATCTCCGCTTCCAGCTTCTCCACCACTGGCCCCAGGATGAAGCGCTGATCCTCCACCACGCCGCGCAGCGCCTCCATCACCTCGTCCGCTACCTGGCGATACTGGAGCGACAGGTCCAACAGGGGTACTTGCATCTATGGATTGCTCGTTTGGATTCGGATGTTGAACACCGGCACTGGGGCCCGCCTCACGGTTGCCGGTGCCGCGCCCGCCGGGGGCTAAAGCCCCCGGCTGGAACCACGCGAAGCCCACTGAAGTGGGCTGCGGGCCGCATCGCTCTCAATCTGGCATCCCTGAGCGGCGCGGTACGACCGTGGCGTGGGTCCAATGCCGGCGTGTACGGGACGGCTTCAGCCGTCTTCGCGTCGTTCCAGCCGGGGGATTCATCCCCCGGCGACGCGGGATCGTTGCGCCGGGCGAACGGTTGTCCGCGGCGAACGGTGGGCGTGATGAATCACGCCCCTACGCCGGTCGCCTCGGCGCCGCCGAACTGCATCTCGTACAGGCGGCGGTAGGTGCCGCCGCGGGCGAGGAGCTCGTCGTGGGTGCCGCGCTGCACGATGCGGCCGTTTTCGAGGACGACGATCTGGTCGGCGCGGCGCACGGTGGAGAGGCGGTGGGCGATCACGAGGACGGTGCGCCCTGCCATCACCTCGTCGATCGCCTGCTGCACGAGGCGCTCGCTCTCCGTGTCGAGCGCGGAGGTGGCCTCGTCCAGGATCAGGATCGGCGGGTTGCGGAAGAGGGCGCGCGCGATCGCGATCCGCTGGCGCTGTCCGCCCGAAAGGCGCGTTCCCTTTTCGCCAAGCACCGTGTCGTAGCCGTCCGGGAGCGACGCGATGAACTCGTGCGCGTTCGCCGCGCGCGCCGCCGCCTCCACACGCTCCCGCGGCGCGTCGGGGACGCCGTAGGCGATGTTGGCGCGCACGGTGTCGTGGAAGAGGATGGTCTCCTGCGTGACGATCCCCAGCAGCCCGCGCAGGGGAGCCAGCCGCAGCTCGCGCAGGTCGGCGCCGTCGAGGGTGATGCGGCCCTCGGTGACGTCGTGGAAGCGGGGGAGGAGGTCGGCGAGCGTGCTCTTCCCCGCCCCGCTCGGGCCGACGAGCGCCACCACCTCGCCCGGGCGGATGCGCAGGTCGATGCCGGAGAGGACCGGGACGCCCGGCGCGTAGGCGAAGCCGGCGTCCTCGAAGCGGATCTCGTCGCGGAAGCCGGTCACCGGGAGCGCGCCGGAGGCGTCGTTGACCTCAACGGGCGCATCCATCAGCTCGAAGGCGCGCTCCGCGGCGGCGAGGCCGGGCTGCACCACCGAGGGGAACTGGGCGATGAACTTCACCGGCGACATCAGCTTGCCGGCCAGTGTGAGGAAGCCGAGGAAGGCGGTCGCCGTGAGCGACCGCTCCTCCAGCACCAGGTAGCTCCCGTACCAGAGCAGCACCAGGATACAGGTGGCGGTGATCATCTCGGTGGCCGGCGGAAAGAACTTGCGCCAGCGTTCGTTCTTCACCCACGCCTTGTACTGCCCGCGCGTGAGCGCCCGAAAGCGCTGCCCCTCCCACTCCTCCGCGCCCGACGCCTTCACCAGCCGGATCCCGCTCACCGTCTCCTGCACCTGCGACGCGACCTCGCCGGTGGCGTTGAGCACCCGCAGCACGCCGCGCCGCAAACGCTTCCGCAGGCGTGCCCACAAGCCCAGCATCGGCGGCATGAACAGGGCGGAAACCAGCGTGAGCTTCCAGGAGAGGAGCATCATGAAGGTGAGCGCGAACACCGCCTGGAACACCTGCGAGATCAGCTTGGAGATGCTGCCGACCACGATCCCGCGCATCTGCTCCACGTCGTTGGTGACGCGGGAGATCACCTGCCCGGCGCGGGTTTGCTGGAAGAAGGGGAAGCCCAGGTACAGCAGGTGGCCGTAGATGTCGTTGCGCACGTCGCGCGTGACGCGCCCCTCCACCACCGAGATGCAGATCTGGTAGACGTAGAGGGCGATGTTCTTCACCAGGAACACGACGAAGAGGAAGCCGACCACGTTGCGCAGCCCCTCCATTGGCGGGCGCCCCTGCACCAGCCACCCCACCGACCAGCGGAGCAGGTCACCGACCGCGCCGCCGCCCATGAAGACGGAGCCCACCGCCCCGCCGGGCACCACGTCGCCCCCGAACAGCAGGTTGAGGAAGGGGATGAGCAGCGTGAACGAGAATGCGTCGAGCGCGGCGAACGCGCACATCGCCACGATCGCCCAGCAAAAGAGCGCGATGTGGGGACGGACGTAGCGAAGGATGCGGAGGTAGAGCTTCATCTCGGGGTCAGCAGCGCCACTGGAAGGATCATCTCTTCCGGTGATACCCCGCCGTGGAGGAAGGAGCCCCGGTAGCGCGCCTGGTACTGCCGCAGCTTGGTGGGATAGACGAAGAAGACGTCTTCCAGCGCGATCAGGTAGTTGGTCGCCGCCTTCCCCGGCGGGAAGCGCAGCGCCTTCTCGTCCTTGATGGTCATCGCCAGCGTGCGGTCCTCGGCGCGCAGGTCCGCGCCGAACTTGTAGCGCAGGTTCTGCGTGGTGTCGCGCTTGGCGAAGACGGTGGCCGGGCGGTGGCAGTGGATGGAGCCGTGGTCGGTGGTAACCAGCACCGGCACGCCCATGCGCAGCGCCTCGCGGATTGCCGTCAGCGCCTCCGACCGCTCGAACCACTGCCGCGTGAGGGCCCGCAGCGCTTCCTTGTCGCGCGCCACTTCGAGCAGCACGGTGCTCTCGGTGCGGCCGTGCGTCAGCAGGTCCACGAAGTTGAAGACGACCGCGGTCACCCCCGGCTGCGCCAGGTGCGCGGGAAGGCGGCGCAGCATCGCCTCGCCGTCGCCCGCGTCGAACACCTTGTCGTAGTGCACGGGCATGCTGAGCCCCGTGAGCCGCTTGAGCTGCTCGCGAAAGAGCTCCGCCTCGAACGAGTTGAGGCTCCCCTCGCCCTCCCACCCCCACCACCCCGGCACCCGCTCGGACACGCCGTCAGGGTACATCCCGCTGAAGATGGCGTTGCGGGAGAAGGGGGTCGCGGTGGGGAGGATGGAGTAGTAGAGCGCCTCCTCCACCTGCGCCAGCGGCTCCAGGATGGGGAGAAGGGCGCGCCACTGGTCCAGCCGCAGGCAGTCGATCACCACGAAGAGCACGGCGCGGTCCTTTCCCACCAGCGGCGCCAGGAACTGCGGCACGATGTCCACCGAGAGCGGCGGCGCGCCGGAGCCCCCTTCGGTCCACTTGGGGTACACCTCGGCGATGTAACGGCAGAACTCGCGGCGGAAGTCGTCCAGCAGCGTCTCCAGCGCGGCGAGCAGGCCCGTCTCGCCGGCTTCGCGAAGGCGCAGCTCCCAGTCCACCAGCTCCGAGTAGTCGTCGGCCCACTCGCGCCAGTCGCGCGGCTCGGCGCGGCGGGCGTTGAGCTCGCGGAACCGCCCCGCGAAGTCGCGCGCCACCACCTGCTGCTGGATCGCCTCGCCTTCCAGGAGGCGCGTGACGACGGAGAGGACCTGGCGGGGCGAGGTGGGCTTCACGAGGTAGTCGGCCACGCGCCGGCCGATCGCCTCGGTCATGGTCCGGTCCTCCTCGCTCTTGGTGATCATCACCACGGGAACGCGGGGGTCCAGCCTGCGCAGCTCGTCCAGCACCTCCATCCCCGAGCGGCCGGGCATCTGCTCGTCCAGCAGGATCAGGTCGTACGGGTGCAGGCGGAGGAGCTCCAGCGCGTCGTCGCCGTTGGAGACGGCGTCCACGTGGTAGCCGCGCCCCTGCAGAAAGAGCAGGTGCGGGCGCAGGAGATCGATCTCGTCGTCTACCCAGAGGAGGCGTTTGACCGGTGCTGGCATGGTGTGGAAAGCTAGGCGCCCGAGGGGTGCGGGTCAACGCGACCGGCCCGTTTGACAGCGCGGCTTGCGATCCTCACCTTCTCGTTATGGGCAAGAACAGCAACTGCATGGCTCACGCGGAGACGCGGAGACGCAGAGAGAGACCTCCCCGTCTTTCCTCTGCGCCTCCGCGCCTCCGCGTGAGATCGCCGTTGGGGTGGGCTGGATGATGGGCTTCACTCGCGTTTCGGTCGGAAGTGCCCGCCTCCTCATCCGCGATGGGTACGAGGGGATGGCGGGGGTGCTGGTGGATGCGTGGGAGGGGCGCGCGGAGGAGTGGATCGAGGGGGGACGGGCGCCGCATCCGGTGGTCGTGCTGCCGGATGGCGGAAAGGCGGTGGTGAGGCGCTACATGCGCGGCGGGATGGTGCGGCACGTGAACCGTGACCGCTACTTCGGCGGGGATAGAGCCGCGCACGAGCTGCGCGCGACGGAAGTGGCGCGAGCGGGCGGGGTGCACGCGCCCGAGGTGATCGCGGCCGGACGGATCGCCGCGTTCCCCGGCTACCGCGCGATGATCGCGACGCGGCTGATTCCCGGGGTCAAGGACGCCGCCACCGCGCTGCTCGGCGGGAGGGACTTGAACGAGGTCCTTTTCGAGGCGGGACAGCAGATCGGGCGGATGCACGCGGCGGGGGTGGGGCACCCGGACCTCAACCTGCGCAACCTGCTGGTGGGGAAGCTGGGCGAGCTCTGGATAATCGACTTCGACCGCGCCCTCGTGGTGGAGGGCGTGGTGCCGCGCGCCCGTCGGCAGCGAGACCTGTCGCGGCTGGTGCGCTCCTTCGCGAAACTGGGCATGCCGTTGAGCGAGGTGCGCCGTGGCGGGCTGGAGGTCGGCTACCTCTCCGAGAGGCCGGACCTGGAGTAGCGCTCCAGGGCCAGCGCGACCTTGTCCGCCACCTCGTCCACCGTGATGCGCTCCATGCGGCCGGGGCGGTACTCGGCGCTGACGGGGTAGTCTTCGCCCGGGTCGCCGTACGCGTCGATCATCAGGTCGTGGAAGCGGCGGTAGGGGCCCACGCGCTTGGGGTTGGTGTAGCCCATCAGCGACACGGTGGGCGTGCCCAGCGCCACGCCGATGTGCAGCGGCCCCGTGTCCGGGCTCACGAGCACGTCCACGCGGTCCAGCAGGTACACGAGCTTGCGCAGGTCCCACTCCAGCAGGTTCAGCGGCGGATACTGCGCCTTCGCGCGGATCGCCTCCGCCGCCGCCATCTCGCGCGTCGAGCGGCCGCCCACCAGCACCGTCCTCATCCCCACGAAGGCGAGGCGGTCCGCGAGGGCGGCGTAGCGCTCGGCGGGCCACTCCTTCGCCGGCTTGCTCGTCCCCACCACGAAAGCCACGGTCGGCCGCTCGTCGCGCGGAAGGATGCCCTCGTAGCGGGTGCGCTCCGCTGCGGTGGGCCCCAGCCGCCATTCCAGGAGAGGCGGGACGCCCAGGTGCTCCAGGAACTCGAAGTACTGGTCCTGCACGTGGCGCTGCCCGCGCGGCGGAATGCGCTCCGTGGTGAAGAGCCAGTTCGCGTCGCGCGCGCGAGCCCGGTCGAACCCCAGCTTGCGCGGCGAGCGAAGGACCCGCGTCACCAGCCCGGCCTTGAGGTACACCTGCAGCGCGATCACCAGGTCGAAGCTGCGCCCCTCCGTGGCGCGCGCCACGTCGCGGTACGCGCGCCACCCGCGCTTTCGGTCGAAGA from Longimicrobium sp. harbors:
- a CDS encoding ABC transporter ATP-binding protein; the encoded protein is MKLYLRILRYVRPHIALFCWAIVAMCAFAALDAFSFTLLIPFLNLLFGGDVVPGGAVGSVFMGGGAVGDLLRWSVGWLVQGRPPMEGLRNVVGFLFVVFLVKNIALYVYQICISVVEGRVTRDVRNDIYGHLLYLGFPFFQQTRAGQVISRVTNDVEQMRGIVVGSISKLISQVFQAVFALTFMMLLSWKLTLVSALFMPPMLGLWARLRKRLRRGVLRVLNATGEVASQVQETVSGIRLVKASGAEEWEGQRFRALTRGQYKAWVKNERWRKFFPPATEMITATCILVLLWYGSYLVLEERSLTATAFLGFLTLAGKLMSPVKFIAQFPSVVQPGLAAAERAFELMDAPVEVNDASGALPVTGFRDEIRFEDAGFAYAPGVPVLSGIDLRIRPGEVVALVGPSGAGKSTLADLLPRFHDVTEGRITLDGADLRELRLAPLRGLLGIVTQETILFHDTVRANIAYGVPDAPRERVEAAARAANAHEFIASLPDGYDTVLGEKGTRLSGGQRQRIAIARALFRNPPILILDEATSALDTESERLVQQAIDEVMAGRTVLVIAHRLSTVRRADQIVVLENGRIVQRGTHDELLARGGTYRRLYEMQFGGAEATGVGA
- a CDS encoding response regulator translates to MPAPVKRLLWVDDEIDLLRPHLLFLQGRGYHVDAVSNGDDALELLRLHPYDLILLDEQMPGRSGMEVLDELRRLDPRVPVVMITKSEEDRTMTEAIGRRVADYLVKPTSPRQVLSVVTRLLEGEAIQQQVVARDFAGRFRELNARRAEPRDWREWADDYSELVDWELRLREAGETGLLAALETLLDDFRREFCRYIAEVYPKWTEGGSGAPPLSVDIVPQFLAPLVGKDRAVLFVVIDCLRLDQWRALLPILEPLAQVEEALYYSILPTATPFSRNAIFSGMYPDGVSERVPGWWGWEGEGSLNSFEAELFREQLKRLTGLSMPVHYDKVFDAGDGEAMLRRLPAHLAQPGVTAVVFNFVDLLTHGRTESTVLLEVARDKEALRALTRQWFERSEALTAIREALRMGVPVLVTTDHGSIHCHRPATVFAKRDTTQNLRYKFGADLRAEDRTLAMTIKDEKALRFPPGKAATNYLIALEDVFFVYPTKLRQYQARYRGSFLHGGVSPEEMILPVALLTPR
- a CDS encoding lipopolysaccharide kinase InaA family protein, giving the protein MMGFTRVSVGSARLLIRDGYEGMAGVLVDAWEGRAEEWIEGGRAPHPVVVLPDGGKAVVRRYMRGGMVRHVNRDRYFGGDRAAHELRATEVARAGGVHAPEVIAAGRIAAFPGYRAMIATRLIPGVKDAATALLGGRDLNEVLFEAGQQIGRMHAAGVGHPDLNLRNLLVGKLGELWIIDFDRALVVEGVVPRARRQRDLSRLVRSFAKLGMPLSEVRRGGLEVGYLSERPDLE
- a CDS encoding glycosyltransferase family 9 protein; protein product: MLNPKNDARLHASDLSGARIAIVMMSAIGDAVHTLPVLNSLRAAAPDCRLTWVIQPAPHALVAGHPAVDEFILFDRKRGWRAYRDVARATEGRSFDLVIALQVYLKAGLVTRVLRSPRKLGFDRARARDANWLFTTERIPPRGQRHVQDQYFEFLEHLGVPPLLEWRLGPTAAERTRYEGILPRDERPTVAFVVGTSKPAKEWPAERYAALADRLAFVGMRTVLVGGRSTREMAAAEAIRAKAQYPPLNLLEWDLRKLVYLLDRVDVLVSPDTGPLHIGVALGTPTVSLMGYTNPKRVGPYRRFHDLMIDAYGDPGEDYPVSAEYRPGRMERITVDEVADKVALALERYSRSGLSER